The Stigmatopora nigra isolate UIUO_SnigA chromosome 23, RoL_Snig_1.1, whole genome shotgun sequence genome includes the window catatgACCagctaccaaaagaccggcgaccaaacgtccgagcacccaaatTACAGTtgaccggaaaaaaaaaaaattggctggCTGACAATTAATCATTAGTGAAAGGAAAATGATAAAGATTTGTTCTTCACATGGCTAACTACAGTACTTTCGTATTTCAAGCTGAGGTCTCATTCCAGATCCCCCATTTGGACACTCAATTCAAATTTAGATTGCATTTGGCTCAGCCAACTTGCGTCAGTACATGTAATCTTCATTTTTGGCTTTTTGCATTGTCCATCGTGTACTCGTTGACAGTACTTGCGGTAGTAccacaaaatgacttttggagTTCTTGGCACATGTACACAACACACATACAGATTCACATCGCAAATCACAGCCGACTGTCTTTTAGTACAATACAGTCAAAAGACTATTATATAATGTTGTTTTAATCTGGGTTTTGGAGTACTTGAGTAGTTGAGGTTAAGTATTGCTCCTGAGGCACAAAAAAAGGACCATAAATTTGTGGTTTCTGCTTCACTTTGCAGTATGCTTAAGCATTTTGTCATAACAATAGTAGATTGTTCTTTTGTTTGGGGGACAGATACTGGTTTAAGTGGGCCACTTGATATAACAATTGTAACTCTATAAGTAGTACTTTATTAAAACCGTGGAGAAGCGGTAAAAATACACAGAGAATACAATGAATACTGCGAAACAAATATCAATAGATGTAAAAGATCTGGTTATCATTTAGTAGTATAATACgctatactgtatttttctttaGAATAGAGCATATGAAAATttactcacatttttttgtcttggtcTAGCAGGGTGGTGGGCAAATCATTCTTCAAAGGTCACTGTGGTTGCAGATTTTTCTTCCAATTGTTGAAGCATAGACAGTTTAACCAGTGAGGTTCtgtggaaagaaaacaaaacaccttGTAGAACACGAGATTAATGTCACCCATCATTTATGTTGACTGTACCTATTCATGTGGTTGATTATACCTATTCATGTGGTTGGCTATACTCATTCATGTGGTTGACTGTACTTATTCATGTGGTTGActgtacttattcatgttgttgactgtacttattcatgttgttgaCTGTACTTATTTGTGTTGTTGACTGTACTTATTCGTGTGGTCGACTGTACTTATTCATGTGGTTGActgtacttattcatgttgttgaCTATACTTATTCCTGTTGTTGACTGTACTTATTCCTGTTGTTGActgtacttattcatgttgttgactgtacttattcatgttgttgaCTGTACTTATTTGTGTTGTTGACTGTACTTATTCATGTGGTCGACTGTACTTATTCATGTGGTTGActgtacttattcatgttgttgaCTATACTTATTCCTGTTGTTGACTGTACTTATTCCTGTTGTTGActgtacttattcatgttgttgactgtacttattcatgttgttgaCTGTACTTATTTGTGTTGTTGACTGTACTTATTCATGTGGTCGACTGTACTTATTCATGTGGTTGActgtacttattcatgttgttgaccatacttattcatgttgttgaccatacttattcatgttgttgaCTAGTActcatttattgtttatttttattattattattattatgtgttaattatttatttgtccacttcatggtaaagctttaaatttcagcacatacttgtataatggcaataaaagcattcaattctatTTAAATCTGATATTGCCTCGTACTATAGGAATTCACAGGTCCATAAACGTGTGTACTGTTGCATTGCGGCTGTCCTCACACGAGTCGCTAAGGATAATCCAATTGCATTGCAGCCTCTGCCGTCATCGCTGGAAAGAAGCGCTTGTTTAAGAAGCAATTGGCCTAACGAGCctacattaaattaaaatcccCTGGGATTAAAACTGACCCCATGACAACAGGGCCCCATCTATTCAGCAAAGTAACAAACCAATAAGAAAGTTTCTTTGCTttatagttatttgttactctgcaAGACAGCAAACTACAGACTCCTGTTTACTATCAAAACAAAAAGGCTTGTTAATCCTGCCTAGGTTCCAAATGTTGGCTGCATAGAATTAACAAAAAGATTGGCATTGACCCTTGGGGATTTGTTAGTTCCAAAGAGATCAAGTGCAGCACGGAGGAATTAAACGAGACAAATGTACATACAAACGCAAACAGGCAGTGTATAACATGTAGTGTTGCAGTGACCTCTTTCTAAATGGGCCATGTCACCAGTCTTGTTAAGGCTTAGGACATGAATACTCATTGGCTAGTCATGGCTGGCTTTGTCTGAAACTGGTGGTACAAATACAAGCTCGACGCACTGTCTCATCCATTGAGACGGGAATTGACAACTCTAGAGAAGACGTGTCTTTTGACAAGCTTTGAGGTAAGTTTCTTGTAGACTTGTCTTTAGAGTGTACTCTATAACCAAATGTAGTGATGTAGGCACTAGAAAATCGGAGGCATATCTCTTAAAACAGGTATGGTGCCTTTGTCTTTGAAGAAAACGTATGCCTGACATGACATTAGTTCTGCACAAATGTGGAGTGCATTAAGAACTTCAACCAGATGTCATCCAGAAGAACATAAGAGAAATATGGACAACAAACTGACCTTGTATTTTTTCCTTGAAGTAGCACTGCAATGTGGATATTCAATTGAGCGCTAAACATCTTTAAATCTGAGCTTTAAAGATGTCCTAATGGTATCAAAGTTCAGATCTGTTGTTCCATCAGGCTAAGAAATGGAAcaactcagaaaatgaattgtttctttacattttgtttattgATAATTGCTGAAAAAGTACAATAAGAGCTTTAAATATAATTGctcactttgtatttttttccataggaTGGCTATCACCAAGGATTACTTTCTATGGCTTCTCTGTACCATGTCTCTAGTCTGCATGGTCATGACCCAGGACATTCCTTACGAGGAAttgctaacccaaacccaaacatgCCCTGGAGAGTGCCATTGTCCCTATAACTTCCCTCGTGCAgtctactgtgacaacaaaggTCTGAAGAGAATCCCCCAAATCCCTCCATTCACCTGGTACCTCTACCTTCAGAACAATCAGATTCAAGTAGTCTCGGCCGACGCCCTTCGCAACGCTACTCAGCTACGTTGGGTGAATCTGAGTCGCAACAAAATCACCAGTGAGGGAGTGGAAAAAGGTACACTGGACGCAATGCCACTTCTAGAACACCTTTACATGGACGACAACCTCTTATCCTGGGTACCCTTTCCTCTACCGGCTAGTCTGGAGCATTTAAGTCTCTCTCGCAATCGGATCTCAAAGATCCCTGATGGAGTCTTCTTCGGCTTGGATAAACTGACCCTCTTAGACCTACAGGGGAATAAACTGATGGATGATGCCGTGACTGCAATGAGCCTAAAGGGTCTTGACAATCTGGTCCAAATCAACCTAGCCAAAAACCAGTTGAGCAACATGCCGCTGGGTCTGCCACCTACCACCACTCAGCTCTTCCTTGATGGCAACAATATTGACAAAATCCCTACTGGATACTTTAAGGACTTGCCCAAGATGGCTTTCCTTAGGCTCAACAAAAACAAGCTTGGCAGTGATGGAGTTCCTAACAATGTCTTTAACATCTCCAGCATTCTGAATCTTCAACTGTCCCACAATCTGCTCACTGAGGTGCCCGTGATTCCACCTGGCCTTGAGCAGCTTTATCTGGACCACAACAAAATTAAGAGTAGGTTTCCCATCTACACACTTAtaccacgactataaggcgcaccctcaatgaattacatgtttttccatatataaggcgcactgtctattttggagaaaatgtaagacttttaagtgggccttatagtggtgaaaatacggtaattgctattgacttccaggtatgaagcactcactactttacagtcacctctagagccagccattgttgatgttttggattttttttgtataaaatcttgcagtgggggaggagctatataatggaagttttttaaactaagatgacatctgcatatttaacagtattgtttcagttcaggcgtttattttttaatatccgacagtggtggtttttggtttttggttttctgtttttccatatataaggcgcactggattataagacgcactgtctattttggagaaaatttaagacttttaagtgtgccttatagtcgtgaaaatacaatagCTGTAATAGTTTACAATGTCATTTCAGGTGTGAGAGGCTCCAATGTCTGTCCGGTTGACATCAATGAAGCTGATGTAAATGACAGCACTCCACGACTGCGCTACCTCCAGCTGGATGGCAACGATATCGAACCGCCGATTCCCAGAGAAGTTATTACATGCTTTCGTCTCCTTAGATCCATCGTCatctaaatttaaaaagagaatCCCTTCACCAAAAACGGTTTGGAAGACCGACTAGTAGTGCCTTCAAATGTACAGATCTGTGGATCATTAAGATCATTTTCTATTACTTCAAAATGTATTATAGCATAGACTAtctgaaaatgtacatttacaaATAGTAGTATCTGTTTGTATCCTTTTGCATATCTTGTTATCTCctgttttaataaatatatgtacaaaTACAGCACTTTC containing:
- the kera gene encoding keratocan, with product MAITKDYFLWLLCTMSLVCMVMTQDIPYEELLTQTQTCPGECHCPYNFPRAVYCDNKGLKRIPQIPPFTWYLYLQNNQIQVVSADALRNATQLRWVNLSRNKITSEGVEKGTLDAMPLLEHLYMDDNLLSWVPFPLPASLEHLSLSRNRISKIPDGVFFGLDKLTLLDLQGNKLMDDAVTAMSLKGLDNLVQINLAKNQLSNMPLGLPPTTTQLFLDGNNIDKIPTGYFKDLPKMAFLRLNKNKLGSDGVPNNVFNISSILNLQLSHNLLTEVPVIPPGLEQLYLDHNKIKSVRGSNVCPVDINEADVNDSTPRLRYLQLDGNDIEPPIPREVITCFRLLRSIVI